One genomic segment of Chromatiaceae bacterium includes these proteins:
- a CDS encoding ATP-binding protein translates to MARPPTAPLNLRLVLTNDRARIREAAAEVGRALDVAGIRARETHDLLVCMDEVLSNVIAHGFPDGGEHVLELAVSQTGDLVRMEVTDDGIAFDPLAPQAEPAGSPLEREPGHQGLVILHALADRLEYRREAGRNRLIVDMRIRASGGAGSRGQKSGDR, encoded by the coding sequence ATGGCCCGTCCACCCACGGCGCCGCTGAATCTGCGTCTGGTCCTGACCAACGACCGCGCCCGGATCCGCGAGGCTGCGGCTGAGGTCGGCCGTGCGTTGGACGTCGCCGGGATTCGCGCGCGGGAAACACATGATCTGCTGGTCTGTATGGACGAAGTGCTGAGCAACGTGATCGCCCACGGGTTCCCCGACGGTGGTGAGCATGTGCTCGAGCTCGCGGTGAGCCAGACCGGTGATCTGGTTCGGATGGAGGTGACCGACGACGGCATTGCATTCGACCCCCTGGCGCCGCAGGCGGAACCGGCAGGCTCGCCGCTGGAACGGGAACCCGGCCACCAGGGGCTGGTCATTCTTCATGCACTGGCCGACCGCCTGGAGTACCGTCGGGAAGCCGGACGCAACCGACTGATCGTGGACATGCGAATCCGCGCGTCCGGCGGCGCGGGTTCCCGGGGGCAGAAATCAGGTGACAGATAG
- the sctR gene encoding type III secretion system export apparatus subunit SctR, whose amino-acid sequence MDSLPDPLFIFAGLALVGMVPFIAVMATSFVKIAIVLSLVRNALGVQQIPPNIALHGIALILTIYIMAPVFMNAYLKLADQNLTNLSTTELATVVTDATQSYRAFLSKHAATSDKQFFVDTARQLWPEEFSSGVSKEDIMVLIPAFTIGELKTAFEVGFLLYLPFIAVDLVVSNILLAMGMMMVSPMTISLPFKLLLFVLLDGWTRLIHGLVLTYQ is encoded by the coding sequence GTGGATAGCTTGCCGGATCCACTGTTCATCTTCGCCGGCCTGGCGTTGGTGGGCATGGTCCCCTTCATCGCGGTGATGGCCACGTCCTTCGTCAAGATCGCGATCGTCCTCTCCCTGGTGCGCAACGCCCTCGGCGTGCAGCAGATTCCCCCCAACATTGCGCTGCACGGTATCGCCTTGATCCTCACCATATACATCATGGCGCCGGTGTTCATGAACGCCTACCTAAAGCTAGCCGATCAAAACCTGACGAATTTGTCGACGACCGAGCTCGCCACAGTGGTGACGGACGCCACTCAATCCTACCGTGCCTTCCTCAGCAAACACGCAGCCACCAGCGACAAGCAGTTCTTCGTGGATACCGCACGCCAGCTCTGGCCCGAGGAGTTCTCGAGTGGTGTGAGCAAAGAAGACATCATGGTACTGATCCCGGCCTTCACGATCGGTGAACTCAAAACAGCATTCGAGGTCGGGTTCCTCCTCTACCTGCCGTTCATCGCAGTCGACTTGGTGGTATCCAACATCCTGCTGGCCATGGGGATGATGATGGTCTCACCGATGACGATCTCGCTGCCCTTCAAACTGCTGCTGTTCGTGCTCCTCGACGGATGGACACGCCTCATCCACGGCTTGGTGCTCACCTACCAGTAG
- a CDS encoding YscO family type III secretion system apparatus protein — MYEDLLRIKDFREQGASTEVTRRHRTLDERTADAERVRQERETFHVRRLAREKQLFDDLRGRAVGLRELEEMNQRVSAMREHEAEMETRVVEANRQVEQARADLQDARAKHSESVRELEKFREFIKIQNEAERREQARREENEVEEQVSASYRQP; from the coding sequence ATGTACGAGGATCTGCTGCGCATCAAGGATTTCCGCGAGCAAGGCGCCTCGACAGAGGTCACCCGCCGCCACCGGACGTTGGACGAGCGCACCGCGGACGCAGAACGCGTGCGCCAGGAGCGGGAGACCTTCCACGTGCGCCGCCTGGCGCGGGAGAAGCAGCTGTTCGACGACCTCCGGGGGCGTGCCGTGGGTCTGCGGGAGTTGGAGGAGATGAACCAGCGGGTATCCGCCATGCGCGAGCACGAGGCGGAAATGGAGACCCGCGTAGTGGAGGCGAATCGCCAGGTCGAGCAGGCCCGCGCGGACCTCCAGGACGCGCGCGCCAAGCATTCGGAGAGCGTGCGCGAGTTGGAGAAGTTCCGGGAATTCATCAAGATCCAGAACGAAGCCGAACGGCGCGAACAGGCGCGGCGCGAAGAGAACGAGGTCGAGGAGCAGGTGAGCGCCAGTTATCGGCAACCATGA
- a CDS encoding HrpE/YscL family type III secretion apparatus protein: MVSIVCLKCADGTLPPDTRVLKAAQYEILESGRQVLEEARRTAQEILNDAETQRESERARGYAEGREAARMEFGGQMIDSVGRAVDYFAGVEEDAIGVVLSSLRKILGEFDDHELIRRVVRNALQVVRNQKKVTLRVSPGEAEQLMSGIGEIQAGLGNVGFVEVVPDHRLAARGCILETELGVVEASIETQLKALEEAMKARLGRQPAQSG, from the coding sequence ATGGTTTCCATTGTTTGCCTGAAATGCGCTGACGGCACCCTGCCGCCCGATACCCGTGTACTCAAGGCGGCACAGTACGAAATCCTGGAGTCCGGGCGTCAGGTACTCGAAGAAGCCCGGCGAACGGCGCAGGAAATACTGAACGATGCCGAGACACAGCGTGAGTCGGAGCGGGCCAGGGGTTATGCCGAAGGTCGCGAGGCGGCACGCATGGAGTTCGGGGGGCAGATGATCGATTCGGTCGGGCGGGCGGTGGATTATTTTGCCGGTGTCGAGGAAGACGCAATCGGCGTGGTGTTGTCCTCGCTGCGCAAGATTCTCGGAGAGTTTGACGACCACGAACTGATCCGGCGCGTGGTGCGCAACGCCCTGCAGGTCGTACGCAACCAGAAAAAGGTCACGCTGCGGGTGAGCCCGGGTGAGGCTGAACAGCTGATGTCGGGCATCGGCGAGATTCAAGCGGGACTCGGCAACGTGGGATTTGTTGAGGTGGTGCCCGATCACCGCCTTGCTGCCAGAGGCTGCATCCTTGAGACTGAGCTCGGTGTGGTCGAGGCCAGTATCGAGACCCAACTCAAGGCACTGGAAGAGGCGATGAAGGCGCGCCTGGGCCGTCAGCCCGCGCAGAGTGGTTGA
- the sctT gene encoding type III secretion system export apparatus subunit SctT — MNEFSDFGRALLIYSFCIPRILGALILLPVFSSQIVSGMLRNGIAFNLALFAYPLAAATAPGEGVNLVWGLAVMFKEMVLGLVIGFGAAVLFWAAESTGFFIDNQRGSTMASSLDPLTGSQTSPLGNLLVQTLTVIFFVGGGFVIFLGLVYKSFLVWPIFSFFPGISEDGSLYFLGLLDKIVALAVLLAAPAIIAMFLSEFSLGLVSRFAPQLNVFFLSMPVKSGVAIFMLALYAGILLTQFGDELYEIATHFHMLEALLK; from the coding sequence ATGAACGAATTCTCGGACTTCGGCCGGGCTCTGCTGATCTACAGCTTCTGCATACCAAGGATCCTGGGGGCCCTCATCCTGCTGCCGGTGTTCAGCAGCCAAATCGTCAGCGGCATGCTCCGCAACGGCATCGCATTCAATCTGGCCCTGTTCGCCTACCCGCTGGCGGCAGCGACGGCCCCAGGAGAAGGTGTGAATCTGGTTTGGGGTCTGGCCGTGATGTTCAAGGAAATGGTCCTCGGCCTGGTCATCGGGTTCGGCGCCGCCGTCCTTTTCTGGGCCGCCGAGTCCACGGGATTCTTCATCGACAACCAGCGCGGCTCCACCATGGCCAGCTCCCTCGATCCGCTGACCGGCTCGCAGACCTCGCCCCTGGGGAACCTGCTGGTGCAGACGCTGACGGTCATTTTCTTCGTCGGTGGGGGTTTCGTGATCTTTCTCGGACTCGTCTACAAAAGTTTCCTGGTATGGCCGATCTTCTCGTTCTTCCCCGGCATTTCGGAGGACGGCTCTCTCTATTTCCTCGGGCTGTTGGACAAGATCGTGGCGCTGGCAGTACTGCTCGCCGCACCGGCGATCATCGCCATGTTCCTATCCGAATTTTCGCTCGGGCTGGTCAGTCGCTTCGCCCCGCAACTGAACGTGTTCTTTCTGTCGATGCCTGTCAAAAGTGGCGTGGCCATCTTCATGCTCGCGCTCTATGCCGGCATCCTACTCACGCAGTTCGGCGACGAACTCTACGAAATCGCCACGCACTTCCACATGCTGGAGGCGCTGCTGAAGTGA
- a CDS encoding flagellar hook-length control protein FliK, which translates to MTKIDDSGPGRINPFPPESTRTAADAAIGTQDSQRFSELLNPDSADGGERQTGNGNAGGDAPSARPDERSPAQSKEEGEQGSSSESGDRKGTKREAEAGATAATDIAGDRILRNILGEAGEVQPQRPAGAEGISELAARIADRILVMEPSSATGSEIRIRLDGPAFRGTEITVNRAHGEISIRLSAPNPAIAQQLQSHAEGLQQAVTARVHAPVRVSVTTESGADGGDNADGRSRNRRDLYQEWKPED; encoded by the coding sequence ATGACCAAGATCGACGACTCGGGACCCGGGCGGATCAATCCCTTCCCACCGGAATCGACACGGACTGCGGCCGACGCCGCGATCGGGACACAGGACAGCCAGCGCTTCTCCGAGTTGCTGAATCCGGATTCCGCCGACGGCGGTGAGCGGCAGACCGGGAATGGCAACGCCGGCGGCGACGCCCCATCCGCGCGGCCCGACGAACGTTCCCCCGCGCAGAGCAAGGAAGAGGGAGAACAGGGATCTTCGAGCGAATCCGGGGACCGAAAAGGGACGAAGCGTGAAGCGGAAGCCGGTGCGACGGCTGCAACGGACATCGCCGGTGATCGAATCCTGCGCAACATCTTGGGAGAGGCGGGTGAGGTGCAGCCCCAGCGGCCGGCGGGTGCGGAAGGGATCTCCGAACTCGCGGCCCGGATCGCAGATCGGATTTTGGTCATGGAACCCTCGTCCGCCACCGGGTCCGAGATACGTATACGTCTTGACGGCCCGGCCTTCCGGGGTACGGAGATCACCGTCAACCGCGCTCATGGGGAGATCAGCATCCGCCTGTCCGCGCCGAACCCGGCGATCGCCCAGCAACTGCAGTCCCACGCCGAGGGCCTTCAGCAGGCGGTCACCGCGCGGGTGCACGCACCCGTACGAGTCAGCGTGACCACCGAGTCGGGCGCCGACGGGGGGGACAACGCCGATGGCCGCTCCCGAAACAGGCGCGACCTGTATCAAGAATGGAAGCCCGAAGACTGA
- the sctN gene encoding type III secretion system ATPase SctN, translating into MSSIPFHDGHHGLRYITDSLERVVEDTQLLGIRGRVTEVTGTIIKAVAPNARVGELCILRNPADGFTLDAEVVGFSGQEALLTPMGEMYGVSTATEVVPTGRMHMIPVGPGLLGRVVDGMGRPLDSASKGALEAAEHYPVYRDAPDPLSRNIISTSMALGVRAIDGFLTCGEGQRMGIFAAAGGGKSTLLSMLVKGADVDVTVLALIGERGREVREFIEHDLGPEGAAKSVIVVATSDRPSMERAKAAYVSTSIAEYFRDQGKRVLLLMDSVTRFARAQREIGLAAGEPPTRRGFPPSVFATLPRLMERAGQSDTGFITALYTVLVEGDDMTEPVADETRSILDGHIILSRKLAAGNHYPAIDVLESVSRVMNAIVPPEHKKAANRARELLAKYAEVELLVKIGEYKPGSDALADEALAKRDAINGFLRQKTQEQAVFEDTVAALERLV; encoded by the coding sequence ATGAGTTCCATCCCATTCCATGACGGGCATCACGGCCTTCGTTACATCACCGACTCCCTGGAGCGGGTAGTGGAAGACACGCAGCTCCTTGGCATCCGTGGGAGGGTAACCGAGGTTACCGGGACCATCATAAAGGCCGTCGCCCCGAACGCCCGGGTCGGGGAGCTTTGCATCCTGCGCAACCCGGCAGACGGATTCACGCTCGACGCCGAGGTCGTGGGCTTCAGCGGCCAAGAGGCCCTGCTCACGCCGATGGGTGAGATGTACGGCGTCTCGACGGCCACCGAGGTAGTCCCGACCGGGCGTATGCACATGATCCCCGTCGGCCCGGGTCTGCTCGGCCGCGTAGTGGACGGAATGGGCCGTCCGCTCGACTCCGCCTCCAAAGGTGCGCTAGAGGCGGCCGAGCACTACCCGGTCTACCGCGACGCCCCGGATCCCCTGTCGCGCAACATCATCAGTACGTCGATGGCGCTAGGCGTGCGCGCCATCGACGGTTTCCTGACCTGTGGTGAAGGCCAGCGCATGGGGATCTTCGCCGCCGCCGGCGGTGGCAAGAGCACCCTACTCTCGATGCTCGTGAAGGGCGCGGACGTGGACGTAACGGTACTTGCTCTGATCGGCGAGCGGGGCCGTGAGGTGCGCGAATTCATCGAGCATGATCTGGGCCCCGAGGGCGCCGCAAAGTCCGTGATCGTCGTGGCCACATCCGACCGGCCCTCGATGGAAAGGGCCAAGGCGGCCTACGTCTCCACCTCGATCGCGGAGTACTTTCGCGACCAAGGGAAACGCGTGCTGCTGCTTATGGACTCGGTCACCCGTTTCGCCCGAGCCCAGCGTGAAATTGGCCTCGCCGCGGGCGAACCACCGACGCGCCGCGGATTCCCACCCTCGGTGTTCGCGACCCTGCCCCGCTTGATGGAGCGAGCGGGCCAATCGGACACGGGCTTCATCACCGCCCTGTACACTGTTCTGGTGGAGGGTGACGACATGACCGAGCCGGTGGCCGATGAGACCCGATCGATCCTCGACGGACACATCATCCTGTCGCGCAAGCTGGCGGCCGGCAATCACTACCCGGCCATCGACGTGTTGGAGAGTGTGAGCCGGGTCATGAACGCCATCGTGCCACCGGAGCACAAAAAGGCCGCCAATCGGGCCCGGGAACTGCTGGCAAAGTACGCCGAGGTGGAGCTCCTGGTGAAGATCGGCGAGTACAAGCCGGGCAGCGACGCCCTCGCCGACGAGGCCTTGGCCAAGCGGGACGCCATCAACGGCTTCCTGCGCCAGAAGACGCAGGAACAAGCGGTGTTCGAGGACACCGTGGCCGCTCTGGAGCGGCTGGTTTAA
- a CDS encoding STAS domain-containing protein: protein MQINEQILERATLVSTHGPLDSSSSPQLEKWLERLTANGGTSIVLDLAGTDYVSSAGLRVMLSTVKALRGSERRFLLCGVNDDVMGVLAVTGFDRFITIAGDAEQALATLSS from the coding sequence GTGCAGATCAACGAACAAATCCTTGAACGGGCAACCCTGGTGAGTACCCACGGACCTCTCGATAGCAGCAGCTCCCCCCAGTTGGAGAAATGGCTGGAGCGACTGACCGCGAACGGCGGCACCTCCATCGTGCTCGACCTCGCCGGCACGGACTACGTGAGCAGCGCCGGGCTCCGGGTCATGCTGTCGACCGTCAAGGCACTGCGAGGCAGCGAACGCCGCTTCCTGCTTTGCGGGGTAAACGACGACGTCATGGGAGTGCTCGCCGTGACTGGGTTTGACCGCTTTATCACCATCGCCGGCGACGCCGAGCAGGCGCTCGCGACGCTTTCAAGTTAG
- a CDS encoding SctK family type III secretion system sorting platform protein yields MSDDLLGLPDRRWVPAALALNLHVGGYIHPSWFNSIPHGKLVSRLRTSPRSSAAVSRYLSEILDIPACACDDFSSPATRLALVDGATLERLFLYCGVALRSRELHLEIDGRRLREIRRGVGEDGYSFAFKRAPFLGRLPSFDFEPPIADPRLRYSLIGARFCAEHVAAVSGGLLRCLSLKLPVSWAPTVAEARNCPADEAGLPSLLRKLIKEMFPQWFPLFA; encoded by the coding sequence ATGAGTGACGATCTACTGGGATTACCGGATCGACGTTGGGTGCCGGCAGCACTTGCCCTCAACTTGCACGTCGGCGGTTATATCCATCCCTCCTGGTTTAATTCGATTCCTCACGGCAAACTGGTGTCCCGACTACGGACGAGCCCGAGGTCGTCGGCCGCCGTATCGCGCTATTTGAGCGAGATCCTCGATATTCCCGCCTGCGCCTGCGATGACTTTTCCAGTCCTGCCACCCGGCTCGCCCTCGTCGACGGTGCCACGCTGGAACGGCTGTTCTTGTACTGCGGGGTGGCATTGCGAAGCCGGGAACTGCACTTGGAGATCGACGGCCGACGCCTTCGCGAGATCCGGCGCGGCGTGGGGGAAGATGGCTACTCGTTCGCCTTCAAGCGTGCGCCGTTCCTTGGCAGGCTTCCGAGCTTCGACTTCGAGCCGCCGATCGCCGATCCGCGCCTGCGGTATTCTTTGATCGGTGCGCGCTTCTGCGCCGAGCACGTGGCGGCAGTCAGCGGTGGACTGCTGCGCTGTCTATCGCTCAAGCTGCCGGTGTCGTGGGCTCCAACGGTCGCGGAGGCACGAAACTGTCCGGCTGATGAAGCGGGTCTGCCATCCTTGCTGCGCAAGCTCATAAAAGAGATGTTCCCCCAATGGTTTCCATTGTTTGCCTGA
- the sctS gene encoding type III secretion system export apparatus subunit SctS, with the protein MNQAQVIEYATNALLLVLYLSLPPIIAAATVGTLVSLMQALTQIQEQTLSFGIKLFVVVITIFLTAQWLGTELFQFAFRIFNEFHAVQR; encoded by the coding sequence ATGAATCAGGCACAAGTGATCGAATACGCCACCAACGCACTGCTGCTGGTGCTTTACTTGTCGCTCCCGCCAATTATCGCAGCGGCCACCGTCGGCACCCTGGTCAGCCTGATGCAGGCTCTGACCCAGATCCAGGAGCAAACGCTGTCGTTCGGCATCAAGCTTTTCGTGGTGGTCATCACCATCTTCCTCACCGCACAGTGGCTCGGCACGGAATTGTTCCAGTTCGCCTTTCGGATCTTCAACGAGTTCCACGCGGTGCAGCGATGA
- a CDS encoding FliM/FliN family flagellar motor switch protein yields the protein MNQVQAARFPQVSGLQAKLDNLLISRRPRLQLATDDDLAVVELRPGADLRSDLQHYPLRAGDASLWIAVAPGVVARLGSPWLDGGPRLEELPATLRSAALAAALSPLLDAIASQLGISATLRDDGDDPPTDATVLSLAWESARLPEGLIYLDARVTAALCDALQDMDPVENGLDETTVSSDLALEVANIALTVEELRALSRGDILVLPPETPPPGSTLILRLPGRAVAQARLENNTLVVERLLETAMVDDDDRKAPISADDQPAADDLEIRLDFDLGSLSIPLSELRQLGPDSTIELESIPDGQVRIRSGRQVIGSGELVQIDDRLAVRVKSLFGSHRG from the coding sequence ATGAACCAGGTCCAAGCTGCGCGATTCCCACAAGTTTCCGGCCTCCAGGCCAAGCTCGACAACCTGCTGATCAGTCGTCGCCCGCGGCTGCAGCTCGCGACCGATGACGACCTTGCCGTGGTGGAACTGCGGCCCGGAGCGGATCTCCGCAGCGATCTGCAGCATTATCCATTGCGGGCGGGAGATGCCAGCCTGTGGATCGCCGTCGCACCAGGCGTCGTCGCCCGACTCGGCAGTCCGTGGCTCGACGGCGGACCACGGCTGGAAGAGTTGCCCGCTACACTGCGTTCGGCAGCTCTGGCGGCCGCGCTCTCCCCCCTATTGGACGCGATTGCATCCCAACTCGGCATTTCCGCGACACTGCGAGACGACGGCGACGACCCTCCCACGGATGCCACTGTCCTATCACTCGCCTGGGAATCCGCCCGCCTGCCCGAGGGTCTCATCTACCTCGACGCGCGGGTGACAGCAGCCCTGTGTGACGCTCTGCAAGACATGGATCCGGTGGAAAATGGACTGGACGAGACAACGGTCTCGTCGGACCTCGCCCTGGAGGTTGCGAATATCGCACTTACCGTCGAAGAGTTGCGTGCGCTGTCCCGCGGAGACATCCTGGTGCTGCCGCCAGAAACGCCGCCACCCGGCAGCACCTTGATCCTCCGCCTCCCCGGCCGGGCGGTCGCTCAAGCACGCCTGGAAAACAACACCCTTGTAGTTGAACGGCTGCTGGAGACTGCCATGGTCGACGACGATGATCGAAAAGCACCGATTTCCGCAGACGACCAGCCCGCTGCCGACGACCTGGAGATCCGCCTGGACTTCGACCTCGGAAGCCTGTCGATCCCCCTGTCCGAGCTGCGTCAGCTGGGTCCCGACTCGACCATCGAGTTGGAATCGATCCCGGACGGCCAGGTGCGCATCCGCTCCGGCCGCCAGGTCATCGGCTCCGGCGAACTGGTGCAGATCGACGACCGCCTCGCCGTACGGGTGAAGTCATTATTTGGATCGCACCGTGGATAG
- the sctW gene encoding type III secretion system gatekeeper subunit SctW, which yields MQSPLEGNYRGEQVAAIPDESSLVEDALEELTETAEEGQEKDLAERDVEEGRLADQLNLVLNVKRVQELMDQLGDLNNKELRRVVAILMRLRHANSHRLGERARQEFKDPAHQYAALTALVEGLKARGAQGERIRIAEGALQQLMKDHGPEVRAALNISAAATEAAGEGLGTVGDLRGTYKDAVLDYQGISQAFSALEDKYGADGLPAALKFLVSALAADMGASGSSIDKPKLQAVIDDMYRLELLGGLIERCDGLLKRVRGDTVDVAPGGAALLKELLDLMQNKWLRPEQVSPIPGRMGVQAMDREIAFLREFKELARLVPLKAYADLQQRDGLVDAVQFAMDQAIEREEEEGSD from the coding sequence ATGCAGAGCCCGCTCGAAGGCAACTACCGGGGCGAGCAGGTTGCCGCGATCCCGGATGAGTCGTCCCTGGTCGAGGATGCGCTTGAAGAACTGACGGAAACCGCGGAGGAGGGACAGGAAAAGGACCTTGCGGAGCGCGACGTAGAGGAAGGCAGGTTGGCGGACCAACTCAACCTCGTCCTCAACGTCAAGCGCGTGCAGGAGCTGATGGACCAGCTGGGGGATCTGAACAATAAGGAACTCCGCCGGGTCGTTGCCATCCTCATGCGCCTTCGCCACGCCAATTCCCACCGACTTGGGGAGCGCGCCCGGCAGGAGTTCAAAGACCCTGCGCATCAGTACGCGGCACTGACCGCCTTGGTCGAGGGCCTGAAGGCAAGGGGTGCGCAGGGCGAACGGATTCGCATCGCGGAGGGGGCACTGCAACAGCTGATGAAGGACCACGGCCCCGAGGTGCGGGCCGCGTTGAACATCTCCGCCGCGGCAACCGAGGCGGCTGGCGAGGGTCTGGGCACGGTCGGTGACCTGCGCGGGACGTATAAGGACGCGGTGCTGGATTATCAGGGGATCTCGCAGGCGTTCTCCGCGCTGGAGGACAAGTACGGCGCGGACGGATTGCCCGCGGCCTTGAAGTTCCTTGTCAGCGCCCTGGCGGCGGACATGGGTGCGTCCGGTAGCTCTATCGACAAACCCAAGCTGCAGGCGGTGATCGACGACATGTACCGGCTGGAGTTGCTTGGTGGTCTGATAGAGCGCTGCGACGGGCTGCTGAAGCGGGTGCGAGGCGATACGGTCGACGTCGCGCCCGGTGGCGCGGCGCTGCTGAAAGAGCTGCTGGATCTGATGCAGAACAAGTGGCTGCGTCCCGAACAGGTGAGCCCGATTCCTGGGCGCATGGGCGTGCAGGCCATGGATAGAGAGATCGCGTTTCTGCGCGAGTTCAAGGAACTGGCACGGCTGGTGCCACTCAAGGCTTACGCCGATCTGCAGCAACGCGACGGTCTGGTTGACGCCGTGCAGTTTGCCATGGATCAGGCAATCGAACGCGAGGAAGAGGAGGGAAGCGATTGA
- the sctU gene encoding type III secretion system export apparatus subunit SctU: MSEKTEQPTPKKLRDARKKGQVASSKEISSAALILSMLALLWGMSDMYMDMLREMILLPTEYLGAEFRFALHQVLHGVFSIAAKLVIPVILLVIVVSVLSHVFQYGLLFALQSLKPDINKLNPMQGVKKIVSLKNLVEFAKSVFKILFLSILLFLVIRSALPDLVKITRCGLGCIPVVLGALLKILVINAAFVFIIIAAADFVFQKFLFIKKMKMTKEEVKREYKEMEGDPFIKGKRRQLHQEMLAESVVHSVKHSSVVITNPTRIAIALDYREGETPLPIVRAKGENLIAKRIIEIAREEGIPVMENVPLARALHEQTRVDQYIPPDLIEAVAEVLRWVQRLEQQKAAKLGE, encoded by the coding sequence GTGAGCGAAAAGACAGAACAACCCACACCCAAGAAGCTACGCGACGCCCGCAAAAAGGGACAGGTCGCCTCCAGCAAGGAGATCTCGTCCGCCGCCCTGATTTTGTCCATGCTGGCCCTGCTCTGGGGCATGTCCGACATGTACATGGACATGCTGAGGGAGATGATCCTACTGCCCACCGAGTACCTCGGCGCCGAATTCCGCTTCGCCCTGCACCAGGTCTTGCACGGCGTCTTCTCGATCGCTGCCAAACTGGTCATTCCGGTCATCCTGCTGGTGATCGTAGTGTCGGTGCTGTCCCACGTCTTTCAGTACGGCCTGCTATTCGCCCTACAGTCCCTCAAACCGGACATCAACAAGCTCAACCCCATGCAGGGGGTGAAGAAGATCGTCTCGCTGAAGAATCTGGTCGAGTTCGCCAAGAGTGTCTTCAAGATCCTGTTCCTCTCCATCCTCCTTTTCCTCGTGATCCGCAGCGCCCTACCGGACTTGGTGAAGATCACGCGTTGCGGCCTCGGCTGCATCCCGGTGGTCCTAGGTGCATTGTTGAAGATTCTCGTCATCAACGCGGCGTTCGTATTCATTATCATTGCGGCGGCGGATTTCGTGTTTCAGAAGTTCCTGTTCATCAAGAAGATGAAAATGACCAAGGAAGAGGTCAAAAGGGAATACAAGGAGATGGAAGGTGATCCCTTCATCAAAGGAAAACGCAGGCAGCTCCATCAGGAGATGCTGGCAGAAAGCGTGGTACACAGCGTGAAACATTCGAGTGTCGTCATTACCAATCCCACCCGCATCGCCATTGCCCTCGATTACCGCGAAGGTGAGACGCCACTGCCCATCGTCCGCGCCAAGGGCGAGAACCTGATCGCCAAACGGATTATCGAGATCGCCAGGGAGGAAGGCATCCCGGTGATGGAGAACGTTCCGCTTGCCCGCGCCTTGCACGAGCAGACGCGGGTGGACCAGTACATCCCGCCGGACCTGATCGAGGCCGTGGCCGAAGTCCTACGATGGGTCCAGCGACTGGAACAGCAGAAGGCGGCGAAACTCGGGGAATAG